CGCGCAGGCAACGAAGGAGAGTAACAATGAGCAAGGTAAACAAAGTCGTATTAGCTTATTCCGGCGGTCTGGATACTTCGGCCATCATTCCATGGTTGAAAGAAAACTATGACTGTGAAGTCGTCGCCTTTGTGGCCGATGTGGGTCAGGGTGAAGCTGAGCTGGAAGGCATTGAAGAAAAAGCACTGGCCTCGGGTGCATCTGCCTGCTACATCGCAGACCTGAAAGAAGAGATGGTCAAAGATTACATCTACCCAAGTCTGAAAACCGGTGCGGTATACGAAGGCAAATACCTGCTGGGCACGTCGATGGCGCGTCCGATTATCGCGAAAGCTCAGGTAGAGTGTGCGCTGGAAGTGGGTGCCGATGCCCTGTGTCACGGTTGTACCGGTAAGGGGAACGACCAGGTCCGTTTCGAAAGTGCTTATGCAGCGCTGGCACCTCAGCTGACTGTGATTGCGCCTTGGCGTGAGTGGGACCTGCGCAGTCGTGAAGCCCTGCTGGATTATCTGGCAGAGCGTAAAATTCCGACCACAGCGACCTTAGAAAAAATCTACTCCCGTGACGCCAATGCTTGGCACATCTCGACCGAAGGCGGTGTACTGGAAAATACATGGAATCAGCCAAATGAGCTGTGCTGGGTCTGGACCAAGGATCCGGAAGATGCCCCGAATACGCCGGAGCAGGTATCGGTCAAAATTGAAAAAGGCGAGATTGTCGCGGTTGATGGCAAAGCCATGTCACCTTATGAAGCTCTGGTGTATCTGAACGCGAAAGGTGCTGAGCACGGTGTCGGTCGGATCGATATCGTAGAAAACCGTCTGGTTGGGATTAAATCCCGCGGCTGTTATGAAACCCCGGGAGGCACCATCATGATGGAAGCCCTGCGTGCGGTGGAACAGCTGGTACTGGATAAAGATTCCTTTGAGTTCCGTGAAAGCCTCGCGCTGAAAGCTTCACATCTGATTTACGATGGCCGTTGGTTTACGCCGCTGTGCCGTTCATTGCTGGCTGCGGCTGATGAGCTGGCGCAGGACGTCAATGGCGAAGTGGTCCTGAAGCTGTACAAAGGCCAGGTCACCGCAGTTCAGAAGCGCTCACCAAACAGTCTGTACTCAGAAGAGTTTGCGACCTTCGGTGAAGATGAAGTGTACGATCACAGCCATGCCGGTGGCTTTATCCGCCTGTACTCGCTGGCCAGCCGTATCCGTGCACTGAACGAGCAAAAAAAATAATTCTATCAGCGTAAAGCGCATTACCAATCAAGATATGTGAGCAAAGTCGGTCGTACCGGAAAGGAGAAGTACCATGGCACTATGGGGCGGACGTTTTAGTCAGGCAGCAGATACTCGGTTCAAGCAGTTCAATGATTCCCTGCGATTTGATTACCGCCTGGCGGAGCAGGACATCGTTGGCTCGGTGGCCTGGTCGAAAGCGCTGCGTCAGGTCGGGGTACTGACCGAGGCGGAACAGCAGAAGCTGGAACTGGCTCTGAATGAGCTGAAGCTGGCGGTGATGGAGGATCCGCAACAGATTCTCCAGTCCGACGCTGAAGACATTCACAGCTGGGTGGAGCAACAGCTGATCCACCGGGTGGGTGATCTGGGCAAGAAATTGCATACCGGCCGTTCCCGGAACGATCAGGTGGCGACCGACCTCAAGCTGTGGTGCCGTCAGCAGGGACACCAGTTGCTGATGATGCTGGATCATCTGCAGAGTCAGCTGACAACGGTTGCCCGTGAGCATCAGACCACGGTGCTGCCGGGCTATACCCACCTGCAGCGTGCGCAGCCGGTGACTTTTGCCCACTGGTGTCTGGCGTATGTCGAGATGTTCGAGCGGGACCACTCGCGTCTGAGTGACGCACTGCACCGGCTGGACACCTGTCCGCTCGGCTCGGGTGCGCTGGCCGGTACGGCTTATCCGATTGACCGGGAAGCGCTGGCACACAGCCTGGGTTTTCACCGGGCGACTCGCAACAGCCTGGATTCAGTTTCGGACCGGGACCATGTGATGGAACTGCTGTCGACGGCGTCGATTTCCATGCTTCATCTGTCTCGTCTCGCGGAAGATATGATTTTTTATAACTCCGGTGAGTCGAATTTCATTGAACTGGCCGATACCGTGACGTCGGGCTCTTCCCTGATGCCGCAGAAAAAGAACCCGGATGCGTTGGAGCTGATCCGGGGTAAGTGCGGCCGTGTCTACGGTTCGCTGGCCGGGATGATGATGACGGTCAAGGCCCTGCCGCTGGCGTACAACAAAGACATGCAGGAAGACAAAGAAGGGTTGTTTGACGCGCTCGACACCTGGCATGAATGTATGGAAATGGCGGCGCTGTGCTTTGATGGTATCAAGGTCAATAAAGACCGGACGCTGGAAGCGGCAATGCAGGGCTACTCCAATGCGACCGAGCTGGCCGATTATCTGGTGGCGAAAGGGATTCCGTTCCGTGAAGCGCACCATATCGTCGGGGTGGCCGTGGTGGCTGCCATTGAGAAGGGCTGTGCGCTGGAGGAGTTGTCACTGGCCGAAATGCAGGCTTTCTCACCGGAGATCGACGCAGATGTCTATCCAATTCTGACCATTGAATCCTGTCTGGAGAAACGCTGTGCCCTTGGCGGGGTTGCGCCGAATCAGGTGGATCATGCGATCGCTCAGGCTGAAAAACGGCTGTCAAAACGTCATGCGCCGGGTGTGAAAGTGCGGGGTGCCCGTCTGACCGATTTGGATGCGATTGAAGGAATGGTAGCTTACTGGGCCGGACTGGGCGAGAACCTGCCGCGTCCGCGGAACGAACTGGTGCGAGATATCGGCTCATTTGCTGTTGCCGAGACTCAGGGGATCGTGACTGGTTGTGCATCGCTTTATGTCTATGACTCGGGTCTGGCGGAAATTCGCTCTCTGGGCATTGAAGCGGGCTGGCAGCATCAGGGGCAGGGTAAGGCACTGGTGCAGCATCTGCTGGAAAAAGCCGGTCAGATGGCGATTAAGCGCGTGTTTGTGCTGACTCGTGTGCCGGAGTTCTTCATGAAGCAGGACTTTATTCCGACCTCGAAAACCCTGCTGCCGGAGAAAGTCATGAAAGACTGCGATATGTGTCCGCGTCAGCATGCCTGTGACGAAGTGGCACTGGAAGTGCGGCTGGATCAACAGCATGTGATTCCCAGTGTGAACGTTGCCTGATTTTCTGGTTTATCCCAATCTGGTTTTCCCAATAAAAAAGCGCCGGTTACCCGGCGCTTTTGCTTTCCCGTTTATCATCGAAGGCTGATTAACAGCCCGGACCGCAGTCCAGACAGTGTTTGATCATTTCCGGCCCCAGATGCAGTTTGGCGTTCAGATCCCGTAGTGCTGTCCGGACACCTTCTTCAATCACCGGATGATAGAACGGCATATCCAGCATCTGCGCGATGGTCATCTGATTCTGATGCGCCCAGCTCAGTAGGTGCGCCAGGTGCTCTGCATTCGGGCCAATCATCTCGGCGCCCAGAAAACGACCGGTGCCGTGTTCACCATAGACATTCAGAATGCCCTGATTGCGCAGCATCACCCGGGAACGGCCCTGGTTTTCAAAGGATACAGTGCCCACTTCGTAACAGCCGCAGTTCCCCAGACGCTGAGTGATTTCCCGGCGGCTTTCGCCGACCATGGCGATCTGCGGCTCGGTGAAGACCACAGAAATCTTCGAGCGGCGCAGTCCGGCACGGATATCCGGGAAACGACCTGCATTGTCTCCTGCAATCCGGCCCTGATCGGCCGCTTCGTGCAGCAGCGGCAGCTGGTTGCTGGCATCTCCGGCGATAAAAATCGTGTCAACCGAGGTCTGCAGCGTAAAGTGGTCGGCCACAGGCACCCCGCGTTCATCCAGCGTCAGACTGGTGTTTTCAATCGCCAGTTTGTCGACGTTCGGGCGACGTCCGGTTGCGGCCAGAACATAGCTGAAGTATTGCGTCTCCAGTTTGCCGGTTTGGTTGATGAACTGAATTTCGACTTCATCGCCAACCCGCTTCATGCTCTCGACTTTGACATCGGCATCCAGGTACAGCTCGTCATTGAAAGTCTTGTTGGCATACGCCATGACTTCATCGTCAGTCAGCGGACCCACCTGGCCCCCCAGACCGAAGATTTTCACGTCAACGCCGAGGCGGTGCAGTGCCTGACCCAGTTCCAGTCCGATCACGCCCGGACCAAAGACGGCGACAGATGCCGGTAAGTCGTCCCAGTCAAAGACATCATCATTGATCACCAGACGATCACCCAGCTCATGCCATGCTGCCGGATAGGCAGGACGGGAGCCGGTGGCGATTACAATCCGCTTGGCTTCGATGCGGGTGTGGCCGTCGACTTCGAGTGTGGTGTCATTGATAAATTTTGCAAAACCGCTGATTTTATCTTCAGCTGGGATTTCATCCACGCTTTCCAACACGAAGCCGACAAAGCGGTCACGCTCGCGCTTCACGCGATCCATCACTTCTCGGCCGTTGATGCGAATCTCACCCTGAGGATGAATGCCGAAGGCTGGTGCTTTTTCAATGTTGTGCACACTTTCGGCAGCGGCAATTAACAGCTTGGAAGGCATGCAGCCGACACGGGCGCAGGTGGTGCCATAAGGGCCGCCTTCAATCATGACAACACTGTCGGTATGTGCTTTGGCTGCCCGGTAAGCTCCCAGGCCAGCCGTACCGCCGCCGATGACAGCAACTTCAACGGTCAAGGTTTTCATTCTACTTCTCCAATGACATTCAGTTCAGGGCGTGGTGGAGGGCAGGGCTGTCGCCCTGCCTTGAGTCGGGAATTAGCCCAGGTAGGTTTCCAGTGCTTCACTGCCGCCGATATGACGACCGCCGATAAAGACCTGTGGCACGGTGCTCTGGCCAGTGATGGCACGCAGACTGACGCTGGTGGCATCTTTGCCCAGAACCACTTCCTCAAACTGCAGACCTTTGTCGATCAGATTCTGTTTCGCTTTGGCACAGAATGGACAGCCTGGTTTGGTGAACACAGTGATCGATTCCTGCAACTGATAGTCAGGGGCGATGTAGCTCAGCATCGTATCGGCGTCGGAAACCTTGAACGGGTCGCCCGGTTCGTCGTTTTCAATAAACATTTTGGTCACGATGCCGTTTTTCACCAGCATGCTGTAGCGCCATGAACGTTCACCGAAGCCCAGATCGTGTTTCTCAACCAGCATGTCCATGCCCTTGGTGAACTCACCGTTACCGTCCGGGATGAACGTGATATTTTCTGCTTCCTGATCGGCTTTCCACGCGTTCATCACGAAGGTGTCATTGACGGACACACACAGAATGTCGTCTACACCATGCTCTGCAAAAACAGACGCCAGTTCGTTGTATCGTGGCAGGTGGCTTGAAGAGCAGGTCGGGGTAAATGCACCCGGCAGGCTGAAGACCACGACGGTTTTGTCCTGAAACAGTTCATCTGTAGTGACGTTGACCCACTGATCGCCCTGACGGGTCGGGAAAGTGACTTGCGGGATGGCCTGGCCTTCTTTTGATGTAAACATATTGCGCTCCTGTTGGAAGTTTTTCATTTCATATAACTGTGGGACTTTTTTGTGTTGTCCCTGTCGATGGATGTAGTATCCGAAATACAGATTGATAGCTCCAATCGTTTACTGTTATCTTATTAATCGTTTATTTCTATTAAATATTTTGGGAGCGCATGCATGAACATCCGGGATCTTGAATATCTGGTGGCACTGTCTGAGCACCGGCATTTCAGGAAAGCCGCTGAAGCCTGCTATGTCAGTCAGCCGACGCTGAGCGGGCAGATCCGTAAACTGGAGACTGAGCTGGGGGTATCGTTGCTGGAACGCACCAGCCGCAAAGTTCTGTTTACCGATGTCGGACTGAATCTGGTCAGCCAGGCGAAAAAAGTGCTGCACGAGGTCAAGGTGCTGTCGGAGATGGCCAGTCAGCAGGGGGAGAGTATGGCCGGGCCGCTGCATGTCGGTTTTATTCCGACGGTCGGGCCTTATCTGCTGCCCTTGATTATTCCGGCGCTCAAGCGGGCGTTTCCTCAACTTGAACTGTACTTGCATGAAGCACAGACGCATGTGCTGGCGCAACAGCTGGAAGAAGGCAAGCTGGACTGCATCATTCTGGCGGCGGTGAAGGAAAGCGAGCATTTCAAGGAACTGGCGTTGTATCACGAACCGATGATGGTGGCTGTACCGGAAGCGCACCCCTGGTCGGATCGGCATGAGCTGCCTATGTCTGAGCTGAAAGGGCAGACCCTGCTGATGCTGGGAGACGGGCATTGTCTGCGAGATCAGGCGATGGGCTTTTGTTTTGCTGCGGGCGCGAAGGAAGACGGCAGTTTTAAAGCGACCAGTCTGGAAACACTGCGGAATATGGTGGCAGCCGGGAGCGGAATTACCCTGCTGCCGAAACTGGCCACTCCCAATACGTCCCGGCGGGACGGGGTGTGTTACCTCAAGGCCTGCGATCCCGAACCCAGCCGTCTGATTACGTTGGCATACCGCCCGGGCTCACCCCTGAAAGGGCGTTACGAGCAGTTGGCCGAGCAGATCCGGCAAAGTATTACGCCGCATCTGGAGCACGGATAATCGAGAGAAAAAAAGCGCGCCTGAGGCGCGCTTTTTAATTGAAGTTCAGTGACTGAAGTCGGTATTGCTGAAATCAGAACAGCTCATCTGAACTGTCGGCTTCGAAGATGCCGCTGTCTGTACCGCCTTCGCCCGCATAGTCTTTCGGTTCTGTGCCCTGAATGAAGTACTCGAACATGGAGGTGTAGTCGGTCTTCCGGGTCAGCTTGCCGGTATCGCGGTCAATACGGACCTGTACAATGCGCGGCGGCAGCTGCTTGCGTTGTTCCGGCACATCTTCAAGCGCTTTTTCCATAAAGCCAATCCAGGCCGGCTGAGCGGTTTTCGCGCCGGCTTCTGCCCCGGCAGTCTGGTCTTTATCCAGATTCGGGTTGTAGCTGGTGCGGCCCAGTTCACGGCTGTGATCATCAAATCCGACCCAGGCTGTTGCAACAACACCGGGACCGAATCCGGTATACCAGGCATCTTTGGAGTCATTGGTGGTGCCGGTTTTCCCGCCGACATCGCGGCGTTTCAGAGCCTGGCCACGCCAGCCGGTACCGTTCCAGCCGGTTTTGTGTGCCCAGTCACCACCGCCCCAGATGTTACTTTCCAGCATCTCACGAACCAGGAAAGCGTTCTGCTCAGAGATCACCTGAGGTGCGAGGCGAATGGTCTGCTGGTCAGTTTCGGTCGCGCTGCCTGTTGGCCCCAGCTCTTCCTCACTGATGGCGATATCGTGCATGACCGCGCGGCTGGCAGCAATCTGGTTGCCGGCCAGTTGTTCTTTACGCTGACAGTCTTCATCGCAGACCACATTCGGATGGGCCTGATAGACCAGATTGCCGTAGGCATCTTCCACGCGTTCAATGAAATACGGTTCCACAAAGTAACCGCCGTTGGCAAAAACGGAGAAGCCCTGCACCATTTCCAGCGGGGTCAGGCTGCCTGCACCCAGTGCGATGGCTTCGGCACGCGGCAGATCTTTACGCTTAAAGCCAAAGCGGGTCAGGTAACTGATGGTGTCATCCAGGCCGACATCCTGCAGTACCCGAACTGCCATCACGTTTTTCGACTGAGCCAGGCCACGACGCAGACGGGTCCAGCCGTCATAAACCGGTGGTGAGTTTTTCGGACGCCAGGCTGTTCCCATGCTGTGATCCCGGCTGTCGATCGGGGCGTCGTTGACCAGGGTTGCCAGTGTCATGCCCGAATCCAGACCGGCGGAATAGATAAATGGCTTGATGCTGGAGCCGACCTGACGGATGGACTGCGTCGCACGGTTAAACTTGCTGTGGACGAAGTTGAAGCCGCCCACCATGGCCTGTACGGCGCCGTTATATGGGGAAATGGCAACAAAAGCAGTGTTGGCATCAGGCACCTGGCTCAGCACCCATTGTTCACCTTTCTGCTGGACCCAGATTTGCTGACCCGGGGTCAGAATATCAGCGGCCACGTTTGGCGACGGACCCTGACTGGAATCGGTGATAAAGCGGCGGGCCCACTTCATGCCATCCCAGCTCAGTGTCTGGTGCTGGCCGTCACGCAGGATTACTTCCGCGTCTTTCTGACCGACACCAACCACCACTGCCGGTTCCAGCTCTCCGTAACTTGGTTGTTTCGCCAGATGATCCAGAATTTTCTTTTCTTCCCAGACGGCCTGCTCCGGCATCCACAAGGTCGCAACCGCACCACGGAAACCGTGTCGCTGGTCATAATCCAGCAGGTTCTGAACAGAAGCCTGCTGTGCGGCACGCTGAAGTTTCGGATTGACCGTGGTGTAGACTTTCATGCCCGAGGTGTAGGCATCCTCGCCGTAGCGGTCAATCATCCATGCACGGGCCCGCTCAGCGAAATAAGGGGCGTTGAGCTGGATTTCCGCACCGTGGTAACGGGAAATAATCGGTTCGGCTTTAGCTTGTTCGAACTCGGTACGGGTAATGTAGCCTTCGTCCAGCATCCGGCTCAGAACCACGTTACGACGGGTGGTTGCGCGATCCAGTGAGTAGAGCGGGTTCATCGTTGACGGAGCTTTCGGCAGGCCGCCAATGACAGCGATTTCGCCCAGCGTCAGCTGGCTGATGTCTTTGCCGAAATAGACCTGCGCGGCAGCACCGACACCGTAAGCACGGTAGCCCAGGTAGATTTTATTCAGATAAAGCTCAAGGATTTCATCCTTGGTCAGCAATTGCTCGATATGAACGGCAATGAAAATCTCTTTGACCTTCCGCATGATCTTTTTCTCATTGCTGAGGAAAAAGTTCCGGGCAAGCTGCTGAGTGATCGTACTGGCCCCTTGCTTGGCGGAGCCTGAAACGGCGACGACAACGGCAGCACGGATGATACCGATCGGGTCAATACCGGGATGCTCATAAAAGCGGCTGTCCTCGGTGGCGATCACCGCATGGATCATCTGCGGCGGGATCTGGTCCATTGTCAGCGGGATACGGCGCTTTTCACCAAACTGGGAAATCAGTTCGCCGTCTGCGCTGTACACCTGCATAGGTGTTTGTAATTCAACGTTTTTAAGTGTTGCGACATCAGGGAGATCCGGTTTCACGTAAAGATAGAAACCAAAAATCGTACTGACTCCAAGAATGATGCAAATAATTGCAAAGATAAATAATCGCTTTATGAACTTCACTTGAGAATTCCCGTTACACCTTCGTCCGGCCATCCGCGCTACTTCAGTCAGTAGTATAAAGATAACTCAAATAAATTTAACGCCGTCAAAGGTGTTTATTCGAATAATTTTGTCTTGTCGTTACCAGGGGGAGCATACCACGCTATGTTGCACAAGCCAGTTTGGACCGGAATCGATATCGGTCGTCAAAGTGTAAAGGCGGTCGTGCTCAAGCAAAATAAAGGGCGATTCACTTTGTCTGCTTATGCGGAGGTTGCTCTGACCCTGGAAAACGAAGCCGGACAGTTGTCAGGCACAGGGCCTCTTCAGGATAGCGTTTTCCAGGCAGATCAGTTGTCAGCCTTGCGTCAATTACGGACCTTGCTTCCAAAGCGGACCGGGGCATGTGTGTTGTCACTGCCCGACAGTGAGGTCGTTCAGCGGGATATCGGGCTGGAACGGCGTTGGGGGCAGGATGTGGCATCCGCGCTTGCGCAGCAATTGGCTCATCTGCTGGCTGTGGATCCGCAGTCGCTCAGCCTCGACTTTCATCGCTTACAGGATGCAGAAACACCCGGTCATGAGACGGAAATGTACCGGGTTTTCGCCGCGAAATCGGCGGCGGTGGAGCAGAAAGTCCGGCTGGCGAGAGAGGCCGGATTTCGTCCGGCAGTGATGGAGCTGCAGGCGCGCACCCTGTTGTGGCTGTTACGGTATCTTGAGCAAAATTCCGGCGGGGCGTCCGGCGCTGCATCGGCGATTGTTTGTCAGCATGACTCGGGCTGGGATCTGGCGGCCGGCTCTCGGCATCCCCAGCCTTATCATCGAAACTTTCCTGTGGCAGGGTCGCAGGCTGAGTTGAGCCGGGATGTAACCCGTCAGCTGCGCCTGTCCGGCGTCTTTGAAGATGTTGAAAGCCTGTGGCTGACAGGCATTGCATTAACTGAGGATGAACGGGGGTGCTGGCAGCAACTTTGCGGGCTGCCGGTACAATTGCTGACACCACAGCAGGTATTCCCGTATCAGTCAGACACAGCACTGATCACTGCGTCACAAAGCCGCGGCTGGGTGAAGCCGGTTGCACTGGCCATCCGGGGGGCAATGTCATGCTGAGGGCTGTGAATCTGCTGCCTTGGCGGGCTGAGCGACAGGCGGCACACCGACGCCGTTTTGTCCGGTTGTCGGGCAGTTTCGTTACCTTGGCCATGCTGGTGGTGGGAGGGATGTACGTTTACGAAAACCAGCAGCTCCGGGAACTGCAAAGCCGGTATGCGCAGCTCCGGCAGCAGACAGCGGTGCTGGCACCCAGTCTGGCGGCTGTGGCAGAGCAGCAAGCGTTGTCGGAGTTGTACCACAAAAGGCTGCGTCAGTTTTCTGACTGGCATCATGCCCGGTTTCGGCTGATCCATCTGCTGAATGCGCTGCCGGATGTCTTTCCCGAAGCGGTTCAGTTGGAAGCGCTGAGTCTTCGTCAGGCGCAAGTCAGTCTGCGCGGGCTGACACAGGATGCATCCGCTTTGTCACTGTTGCTGGCACGGACAGGCAGCGCGGACTGGCTTCGTCACGGTCAGCTGCATTCCGTCGACAGGGTTGCGCAGCCTTTACCACGACATGTGCCGTCAGGAAGTCAGCGATTCACATTCACCCTGACACTGGCCCCGGTACATTCGGAGGCGGCCTATGACTGACTGGCGTGATCTGACGCTGGAAACTCTGCCGGACTGGCCCTTGCGGTATCAGCTGGTTGTCTGCCTGCTGGTCATGGTGGCAGTTGTGATCGCGGGGAAATGGTGGTTGCTGTCTCCGTTACAGGCTCAACAGTTGCAGCTGAGTGCTCAGGAAAGCGTGCTCAGGAGCCAGATACGCCATCAGCAA
This DNA window, taken from Photobacterium sp. CCB-ST2H9, encodes the following:
- the pilM gene encoding type IV pilus biogenesis protein PilM; the encoded protein is MLHKPVWTGIDIGRQSVKAVVLKQNKGRFTLSAYAEVALTLENEAGQLSGTGPLQDSVFQADQLSALRQLRTLLPKRTGACVLSLPDSEVVQRDIGLERRWGQDVASALAQQLAHLLAVDPQSLSLDFHRLQDAETPGHETEMYRVFAAKSAAVEQKVRLAREAGFRPAVMELQARTLLWLLRYLEQNSGGASGAASAIVCQHDSGWDLAAGSRHPQPYHRNFPVAGSQAELSRDVTRQLRLSGVFEDVESLWLTGIALTEDERGCWQQLCGLPVQLLTPQQVFPYQSDTALITASQSRGWVKPVALAIRGAMSC
- the argH gene encoding argininosuccinate lyase is translated as MALWGGRFSQAADTRFKQFNDSLRFDYRLAEQDIVGSVAWSKALRQVGVLTEAEQQKLELALNELKLAVMEDPQQILQSDAEDIHSWVEQQLIHRVGDLGKKLHTGRSRNDQVATDLKLWCRQQGHQLLMMLDHLQSQLTTVAREHQTTVLPGYTHLQRAQPVTFAHWCLAYVEMFERDHSRLSDALHRLDTCPLGSGALAGTAYPIDREALAHSLGFHRATRNSLDSVSDRDHVMELLSTASISMLHLSRLAEDMIFYNSGESNFIELADTVTSGSSLMPQKKNPDALELIRGKCGRVYGSLAGMMMTVKALPLAYNKDMQEDKEGLFDALDTWHECMEMAALCFDGIKVNKDRTLEAAMQGYSNATELADYLVAKGIPFREAHHIVGVAVVAAIEKGCALEELSLAEMQAFSPEIDADVYPILTIESCLEKRCALGGVAPNQVDHAIAQAEKRLSKRHAPGVKVRGARLTDLDAIEGMVAYWAGLGENLPRPRNELVRDIGSFAVAETQGIVTGCASLYVYDSGLAEIRSLGIEAGWQHQGQGKALVQHLLEKAGQMAIKRVFVLTRVPEFFMKQDFIPTSKTLLPEKVMKDCDMCPRQHACDEVALEVRLDQQHVIPSVNVA
- a CDS encoding argininosuccinate synthase; protein product: MSKVNKVVLAYSGGLDTSAIIPWLKENYDCEVVAFVADVGQGEAELEGIEEKALASGASACYIADLKEEMVKDYIYPSLKTGAVYEGKYLLGTSMARPIIAKAQVECALEVGADALCHGCTGKGNDQVRFESAYAALAPQLTVIAPWREWDLRSREALLDYLAERKIPTTATLEKIYSRDANAWHISTEGGVLENTWNQPNELCWVWTKDPEDAPNTPEQVSVKIEKGEIVAVDGKAMSPYEALVYLNAKGAEHGVGRIDIVENRLVGIKSRGCYETPGGTIMMEALRAVEQLVLDKDSFEFRESLALKASHLIYDGRWFTPLCRSLLAAADELAQDVNGEVVLKLYKGQVTAVQKRSPNSLYSEEFATFGEDEVYDHSHAGGFIRLYSLASRIRALNEQKK
- the oxyR gene encoding DNA-binding transcriptional regulator OxyR: MNIRDLEYLVALSEHRHFRKAAEACYVSQPTLSGQIRKLETELGVSLLERTSRKVLFTDVGLNLVSQAKKVLHEVKVLSEMASQQGESMAGPLHVGFIPTVGPYLLPLIIPALKRAFPQLELYLHEAQTHVLAQQLEEGKLDCIILAAVKESEHFKELALYHEPMMVAVPEAHPWSDRHELPMSELKGQTLLMLGDGHCLRDQAMGFCFAAGAKEDGSFKATSLETLRNMVAAGSGITLLPKLATPNTSRRDGVCYLKACDPEPSRLITLAYRPGSPLKGRYEQLAEQIRQSITPHLEHG
- a CDS encoding penicillin-binding protein 1A, yielding MKFIKRLFIFAIICIILGVSTIFGFYLYVKPDLPDVATLKNVELQTPMQVYSADGELISQFGEKRRIPLTMDQIPPQMIHAVIATEDSRFYEHPGIDPIGIIRAAVVVAVSGSAKQGASTITQQLARNFFLSNEKKIMRKVKEIFIAVHIEQLLTKDEILELYLNKIYLGYRAYGVGAAAQVYFGKDISQLTLGEIAVIGGLPKAPSTMNPLYSLDRATTRRNVVLSRMLDEGYITRTEFEQAKAEPIISRYHGAEIQLNAPYFAERARAWMIDRYGEDAYTSGMKVYTTVNPKLQRAAQQASVQNLLDYDQRHGFRGAVATLWMPEQAVWEEKKILDHLAKQPSYGELEPAVVVGVGQKDAEVILRDGQHQTLSWDGMKWARRFITDSSQGPSPNVAADILTPGQQIWVQQKGEQWVLSQVPDANTAFVAISPYNGAVQAMVGGFNFVHSKFNRATQSIRQVGSSIKPFIYSAGLDSGMTLATLVNDAPIDSRDHSMGTAWRPKNSPPVYDGWTRLRRGLAQSKNVMAVRVLQDVGLDDTISYLTRFGFKRKDLPRAEAIALGAGSLTPLEMVQGFSVFANGGYFVEPYFIERVEDAYGNLVYQAHPNVVCDEDCQRKEQLAGNQIAASRAVMHDIAISEEELGPTGSATETDQQTIRLAPQVISEQNAFLVREMLESNIWGGGDWAHKTGWNGTGWRGQALKRRDVGGKTGTTNDSKDAWYTGFGPGVVATAWVGFDDHSRELGRTSYNPNLDKDQTAGAEAGAKTAQPAWIGFMEKALEDVPEQRKQLPPRIVQVRIDRDTGKLTRKTDYTSMFEYFIQGTEPKDYAGEGGTDSGIFEADSSDELF
- a CDS encoding glutathione peroxidase, with translation MFTSKEGQAIPQVTFPTRQGDQWVNVTTDELFQDKTVVVFSLPGAFTPTCSSSHLPRYNELASVFAEHGVDDILCVSVNDTFVMNAWKADQEAENITFIPDGNGEFTKGMDMLVEKHDLGFGERSWRYSMLVKNGIVTKMFIENDEPGDPFKVSDADTMLSYIAPDYQLQESITVFTKPGCPFCAKAKQNLIDKGLQFEEVVLGKDATSVSLRAITGQSTVPQVFIGGRHIGGSEALETYLG
- a CDS encoding PilN domain-containing protein — encoded protein: MLRAVNLLPWRAERQAAHRRRFVRLSGSFVTLAMLVVGGMYVYENQQLRELQSRYAQLRQQTAVLAPSLAAVAEQQALSELYHKRLRQFSDWHHARFRLIHLLNALPDVFPEAVQLEALSLRQAQVSLRGLTQDASALSLLLARTGSADWLRHGQLHSVDRVAQPLPRHVPSGSQRFTFTLTLAPVHSEAAYD
- a CDS encoding dihydrolipoyl dehydrogenase, which produces MKTLTVEVAVIGGGTAGLGAYRAAKAHTDSVVMIEGGPYGTTCARVGCMPSKLLIAAAESVHNIEKAPAFGIHPQGEIRINGREVMDRVKRERDRFVGFVLESVDEIPAEDKISGFAKFINDTTLEVDGHTRIEAKRIVIATGSRPAYPAAWHELGDRLVINDDVFDWDDLPASVAVFGPGVIGLELGQALHRLGVDVKIFGLGGQVGPLTDDEVMAYANKTFNDELYLDADVKVESMKRVGDEVEIQFINQTGKLETQYFSYVLAATGRRPNVDKLAIENTSLTLDERGVPVADHFTLQTSVDTIFIAGDASNQLPLLHEAADQGRIAGDNAGRFPDIRAGLRRSKISVVFTEPQIAMVGESRREITQRLGNCGCYEVGTVSFENQGRSRVMLRNQGILNVYGEHGTGRFLGAEMIGPNAEHLAHLLSWAHQNQMTIAQMLDMPFYHPVIEEGVRTALRDLNAKLHLGPEMIKHCLDCGPGC